One genomic segment of Mesoterricola silvestris includes these proteins:
- the gyrB gene encoding DNA topoisomerase (ATP-hydrolyzing) subunit B, translating to MTEEVSKAKQQETEATYTADNITVLRDLEAVRKRPGMYIGDTDDGSGLHQMVYEVVDNAVDEALAGYCTRVDVYIHDDGSCSVEDNGRGIPTDLHKEENRSAAEVIMTVLHAGGKFDDNSYKISGGLHGVGVSCVNALSQRLWLTIWRDGKEHAMTFTQGKADAPLALLGPTTRRGTRVRFKPDAEIFHLKLDFSFEVLSQRLRELSYLNKGVHIRITDERSGEHHDFYNAGGIDAFVEHLNRNKAVLHKPPIHIEDTKADITVEVSLQWNDSYQETLFCFTNNIRNRDGGAHLEGFRAAMTRVINTYAEKNNLLKSAKVALSGEDVREGLTAVISAKVPDPKFSSQTKDKLVSSEVKGIVQTIVYDRLTSFFEENPREAKAILEKAIEAARAREAARKARELTRRKGTLDSAGLPGKLADCQEKDPAQSEIFLVEGDSAGGSAKQGRERRTQAILPLKGKVLNVEKARFDRILGSNELRILIQALGTGIGAEDFKVENLRYHKIVLMTDADVDGAHIRTLLLTFFYRQMPELVLRGHLYIAQPPLYKVKKGKQERYLKDERALEEYLFNKALDGWALTLPDGSEHQGPALVREMKKWGEVKHLYEKLDRRGYARPLVDALLDDGLLDEGRFGSDEELGQLMVRLLAKQLGECELETLPAEVVEGETLPAVHRLRLTRMHLSRPITLWIDEQVSHWGEFRRLKALHNDLASFQGGGLKLRRSNAPAAPVEGEEADQGISSKSKEMNFANAEEMLAMILEEGKRGLGIQRYKGLGEMNPEQLWETTMDPTRRTLLQVQVDDAVEADEIFTILMGDTVEPRRRFIENNALLAENIDV from the coding sequence ATGACCGAAGAAGTGAGCAAGGCCAAACAGCAGGAAACGGAAGCCACCTACACCGCCGACAACATCACCGTGCTGCGCGATCTGGAAGCCGTCCGGAAGCGCCCCGGCATGTACATCGGGGACACCGACGACGGCAGCGGGCTCCACCAGATGGTCTACGAAGTGGTGGACAACGCCGTGGACGAGGCCCTGGCCGGGTACTGCACCCGGGTGGACGTCTACATCCATGACGACGGCAGCTGCTCCGTGGAGGACAACGGCCGCGGAATCCCCACGGACCTCCACAAGGAGGAGAACCGGTCCGCCGCGGAAGTGATCATGACCGTGCTCCACGCCGGCGGAAAGTTCGACGACAACTCCTACAAGATCTCCGGCGGCCTCCACGGCGTCGGCGTCTCCTGCGTCAATGCCCTTTCCCAGCGCCTGTGGCTCACCATATGGCGCGACGGGAAGGAGCACGCCATGACCTTCACCCAGGGCAAGGCCGACGCCCCCCTGGCCCTCCTGGGGCCCACCACGCGCCGCGGCACCCGGGTGCGCTTCAAGCCGGACGCGGAGATCTTCCACCTCAAGCTGGACTTCTCCTTCGAGGTCCTCAGCCAGCGCCTGCGCGAACTGAGCTACCTGAACAAGGGCGTGCATATCCGCATCACCGACGAGCGCAGCGGGGAGCACCACGATTTCTACAACGCCGGCGGCATCGACGCCTTCGTGGAGCACCTGAACCGGAACAAGGCGGTCCTGCACAAGCCCCCCATCCACATCGAGGACACCAAGGCCGATATCACGGTGGAGGTGAGCCTCCAGTGGAACGACTCCTACCAGGAGACGCTCTTCTGTTTCACCAACAACATCCGGAACCGGGACGGCGGCGCCCACCTCGAGGGCTTCAGGGCTGCCATGACCCGCGTAATCAATACTTACGCAGAGAAGAACAACCTGCTCAAGTCCGCCAAGGTCGCCCTCTCGGGCGAGGACGTGCGGGAGGGCCTCACGGCGGTCATCTCCGCCAAGGTCCCGGACCCGAAGTTCAGCAGCCAGACCAAGGACAAGCTGGTGTCCAGCGAAGTGAAGGGCATCGTCCAGACCATCGTGTACGACCGCCTCACCAGCTTCTTCGAGGAGAACCCCCGCGAGGCGAAGGCCATCCTGGAGAAGGCCATCGAGGCCGCCCGGGCGCGGGAGGCGGCCCGGAAGGCGCGCGAGCTCACCCGCCGCAAGGGCACCCTGGATAGCGCCGGGTTGCCAGGCAAGCTGGCGGATTGCCAGGAGAAGGACCCGGCCCAGTCGGAGATCTTCCTGGTGGAGGGTGATTCGGCCGGCGGCTCAGCCAAGCAGGGTCGCGAGCGGCGCACCCAGGCCATCCTGCCCCTGAAGGGCAAGGTACTCAACGTCGAGAAGGCCCGCTTCGACCGCATCCTGGGCTCCAACGAACTACGCATCCTCATCCAGGCCCTGGGCACGGGCATCGGCGCCGAGGATTTCAAGGTGGAGAACCTCCGGTACCACAAGATCGTCCTCATGACCGACGCCGACGTGGACGGGGCCCATATCCGCACCCTCCTGCTGACCTTCTTCTACCGCCAGATGCCCGAACTGGTGCTGCGGGGCCACCTGTACATCGCCCAGCCCCCCCTCTACAAGGTCAAGAAGGGCAAGCAGGAGCGTTACCTGAAGGACGAGCGGGCGCTGGAAGAGTACCTGTTCAACAAGGCCCTGGACGGCTGGGCCCTCACCCTCCCCGACGGCAGCGAACACCAGGGTCCGGCCCTGGTGCGCGAAATGAAGAAGTGGGGCGAGGTCAAGCACCTGTATGAAAAGCTCGACCGGCGCGGCTACGCGCGGCCCCTGGTGGACGCTCTCCTGGACGACGGTCTGCTGGACGAGGGCCGCTTCGGCTCGGACGAGGAGCTGGGGCAACTGATGGTTCGCCTCCTGGCCAAGCAGCTCGGTGAATGCGAACTGGAGACCCTCCCCGCGGAGGTGGTGGAAGGGGAGACCCTGCCCGCCGTGCACCGCCTGCGCCTGACCCGCATGCACCTCTCCCGGCCCATCACCCTCTGGATCGACGAACAGGTCTCCCATTGGGGCGAGTTCCGGCGCCTGAAGGCCCTTCACAACGACCTGGCCAGCTTCCAGGGCGGGGGCCTCAAGCTCCGCCGGAGCAACGCGCCGGCCGCCCCAGTGGAAGGCGAGGAAGCGGACCAGGGCATCTCCTCCAAGTCCAAGGAGATGAACTTCGCCAACGCCGAGGAGATGCTGGCCATGATCCTCGAGGAAGGCAAGCGGGGTCTGGGCATCCAGCGCTACAAAGGACTGGGTGAGATGAACCCCGAACAGCTGTGGGAAACCACCATGGACCCCACCCGGCGCACCCTGCTCCAGGTCCAGGTGGACGACGCGGTGGAGGCCGACGAGATCTTCACGATCCTCATGGGCGACACCGTGGAGCCCCGCCGGCGGTTCATCGAGAACAACGCCCTCCTGGCCGAGAATATCGACGTATAG